TTTGCCTGGTTTAGAATCTTCTTCTGGTCCTCTTGGTTCTGGTCTTGGTCAGGCTTCGGGTATGGCTTTGGTTTTAAAGCGTGAAGATAAGTCTAATAGGGTTGTTTGTGTTTGTTCTGATGGTGAGCATCAAGAGGGTAATCATTGGGAATCAGTTTTGTTTTGTGTTAAGTATGAATTGAATAATTTAGTGGTTATTGTTGATAGGAATAGGATTCAGATTGATGGTAGCACCGAAGAAATTATGCCTTTGAAGTCTTTGAAGGAAAAATATTTGTCTTTTGGTTGGGGCGTCATTGAGATTAATGGTAATAACATGGATCAGGTTGTTCATGCTCTTGATAAATCTAAGCATCATAGAAAGGGTCCTTTGGTTATTGTTGCTAATACTGTTCCTGGTAAAGGTGTTAGTTTCATGGAGAATAATTATGAGTGGCATGGTAAGACTCCTAGTAAAGATGAGGCTGAGAAAGCTCTTTTTGAGTTGAGTAAGAGGAGGGTTGCTTAATGATTAGGAAGTCTTTTTTTTCTAGTCCTGAATTTGATTCTACTCGTAGAGGTTTTGGTAAGGGGTTGTTGAGACTTGGTTCTTTGTTTAATGATGTTTGGGTTTTAACTGCTGATCTTGGGGGTTCTACTTGTGTTAATAACTTCAAGGATTCTTTTCCTGATAGATTCGTTCAAGTTGGTGTGGCTGAGCAGAACCTTGTTTGTGTCGCTTCAGGTATTGCTTCTATGAATAAGGTTGTTTTTGCTTCTTCTTTTGCGATGTTTAGTCCTGGTAGGAATTGGGAGCAGATTCGTACTACTATTGCGTATAATGATCAACCAGTAATAGTTGTGGGTTCTCATACGGGTTTGGGTGTTGGTGAGGATGGTGCTACTCATCAGGCTCTTGAAGATGTTGCTTTGATGAGGGTTATTCCTAACATGGTAGTTGTGGTTCCTTGTGATGCTTTGCAGGCTGAGAAAGCCGTTTTTTCTTTGTATAAAAGAAGGGGTCCGTCTTATTTGAGGTTGAATCGTCAGAAGTCTCCTTTGATTACTACTGCGTCTAGTTCTTTTAAGTTAGGAAGTGCTCAAGTATTGGTTGATGGTAAGGACTTAGTAATTTTTGGTTGTGGTCCTATTCTCGTTGAAGCTATTAAAGCGTCTGTTATTTTAAAAAATAAGGGTTTCAGTGTGGCTGTTGTTAATATTCACACGATTAAACCTTTGGATGAGGAATCCGTTGTTAAATTTGCTAATAAGTGTGGTTGCTTCTTGGTTGTTGAGGATCATCAAATCAGTGGAGGTCTTGGTTCTGCTATTTCTGAGGTTTTAATTAGGTCTAAGCCTGTTAAAGGTGACTTCGTTGGGATTAATGATGAGTTTGGTGAGTCAGGCGATTTTAATGATTTGTTTTGGAAGCATGGTTTGAATTCTGAAAGAATTGTTACTAAGGCTTTGAAGTTATTAAGAAATAAAAAAAATGTTAAAAGAGTTGTTAAGAAATCATTTTCTAAAAAGAAAGTTGTTAAAAAAAGCGCTAAGAGATTTGTTAAACATAAATAACTTTTGCTTGTTTAATAAAATTTATTAATGAGCTAATCTTGTTGTTGTTTGTTTAGGTGTTTTTCGTGGTTAAAAAATTATTGGTTGGGGACGTTGGAGGTACTAATACTTTTCTCGGAGTCATTCAGGGTTCTGATTTGTTAAAGGTTAAGGAATTTAAAACTAAGAACGTTGTTATATATGAGGAGTTGTCTAATTTTCTTGATGAGTACGACGTTAAGGGTGTTAGTTTAGCTGTTGCGGGTCCTGTTATTAATGGGAGGGTTAGTCTTAGTAATGTTGATAAAATTATTTCTTCTAAGAAATTATCTGATTTGGTTAAGCAAGATGTTTTGTTGCTTAATGATTTTGAAGCTCTTGGTTTCTTTGTTAAGGACAAAACTAGTAAGGGCTTGGTGATTGGTGCGGGTACTGGTTTGGGTAAAGTAGTTGTTTCTGATAAAGTCATGGGTACTGAAGGAGGAGGTGTTGATTTTCCTTTTTTTTCTGGTGAAGAAAATATTAAGGATTTTTTTTCTAAGAAGTTAAAGCGTCATCCTAGTTATGAGGACTTAGTTTCGGGTAGGGGTTTGAGCATGCTTAAACAGTACTATGTTAAGAAGAACAGGGTTTTGAGTAATAATTTTTCTCCTAGTGATATTTTTTCTAATAATAAGGATGTTGTTAATAAAAAAGTTATTAAAGATTTTTCTAAGTTTTATGGTCGTTTCGTTAAGAATTCTTCTTTAGAGTTGTTGCCTGATAAAGTTTTTATTGCTGGAGGAATTGCTAGGAAGAATCCTGAAATAATTAAGTCAGAAGAATTTTTGAATGAGTTGTCTGTTTTGTCTAAGAAGCCTCGTGTTTCTTTGATTAAGGATAAATATGCGGGTTTGAAAGGTGCGGCTTCTGCTTTTTTTCATAAAAATATTTAAAAAGAAAAGGTTCTTTGTTAGTATTGTGTTTTTATTAAGAGGTTTTTACAGTGAAATTATTTTTAGATAGTGCGGTTTTGTCTGAAGTCGAGGAGGCTTTCTCTTGGGGCGTCGTGGAAGGTGTTACTACTAATCCTTCTTTGCTTAAGAAGGCCGTTGAGAAAAATCAAGGTGATTTAGAATTATATATTAGGTCTATTCTTAAAGCGGCTAAGCCTTTTCCTGTTAGTTTAGAAGTTACTAAGTCTAATGTTGAGGAAGTTGTTGCTGAGGCTAAGGCTTTGTTTAAGATGTTTAATCATACTGCGAGGAATGTTTGTATTAAGATTCCTATTTGTTTGTCTGATGATGAAGATTCTTTGCTTTCTGGTTTGAAATCCATTTCTGAGGTTTCTAAGTTAAAGATTCCTGTTAATGCAACTCTTATTTTTACTCCTGAGCAAGCTTTATTGGCTGCTAAGGCTGGCGCGAAGTTTGTTAGTCCTTTTGTTGGTCGTTTGGATGATTTCATTAGGGATTCTGCTAGTGTTAAGTATTCTAAGGATGATTATTTTCCTGCTGAAGGTCTTAGTAGTAAAGGCGTAGTTCTTAATGATGAAGGTATTGTTTCTGGTGTTGATTTGGTTCGTAGGTGTTCTTTGATTATTAAGAAGCATGGTTTGAGCACAGAGGTTATTGCTGCGTCTATTAGGAATCCTCGTCAAGTACGGGAGTGTGCTGAGGCTGGTGCTCACATTGCTACTTTGCCTTTTTCTGTTATTAAGAAATTAGTTGTTCACAAAAAAACTTTTGAAGGCGTAAAGAAGTTCTCAGAGGATACTGTTAAGGAATATGAGGGTTTAACTAAAAAATGAAGTTCGTAAAAGATTATTCGTCTAAGTATTCAAGTGTTGATGAGAAAAAACTTTTAGATTTTATTTCTGTTATTAAAGAGGATTTGTTTAAGAATTATGATTCTGATTTTTCTTCTTTGCTTCTTCCTCAGGATGAGAATATTTTAAGGGATGTTTCTGTTCTTGTTAAGAAAAAAAAGAAGTTTTCTGATTTGATAGTTATAGGTATAGGTGGTTCTAATCTTGGCGCTTTAGCTATTCTTGAAGCTGTTAAGGGTAAGAATTATTTATTGATTAATAACAAAAAAGTTTTTTTTGCTGACACGGTTGATTCTGATAATATTAACAACATTTTAAGTATTTGTAAAAAGAAAAATTTCTTGTTAGTTTTTATTAGTAAGTCTGGTACTACGACTGAGTCTGTTGCTAACTTCGAAGTTTTACTTAGTAAGATTCCATTAAAGCAGAGGAAGGAAAGAGTTGTTACTATTAGTGATGAGGGTTCTGCTTTATCTGTTCTTGCGGATAAGAAAGGTTTTGATTCTTTGTTTATTCCTAAGAAGGTTGGTGGTAGGTTCTCTGTTTTTAGTTCGGTTGGTTTGTTTCCTTTATTATTCGCAGGTATTAATGTTAAGGAATTGCTTCGTGGTGCTAATGATTCTTTGAAGAGTTTTGATAAGACTAATTTTGCTTATTTAGGTGCTTTGGATATTTATACTAATTACAAAAAAAATAAAGTTATTAATGACTTGTTTTTATTTAGTAATGATTTAGAATCTTTAGGTAAGTGGTTTCGTCAATTAATGGGTGAAAGCATAGGTAAGAAGTTTTCTGTTTCTGGTAAAAAAGTTTTTGCAGGTATTACTCCTACTGTTTCAGTTGGTAGTACTGATTTGCATTCTGTTGGTCAGCTTTATCTTGGGGGTCCTAGGGATAAATTTACTAGTTTTGTTAGTTTAAAGAATCAGTCTAAATTAATAATTCCTAAGAATAAAGATGGGATTCTTAAACATATTCAAGGATTAAGCTTTCAAGAAGTCATGGATGCTATCTTAAAAGGTACTTTGTCCGCTTTTAAATTAAACAAGTTACCTTTTAATCATTATGTTTTAGAAAAAAAGTCTGAGTACGAAATTGGTTTTTTTATGCAAACGAAGATGCTTGAAATAATTCTTCTTGCTCACTTAATAGGTGTTAATCCTTTTGATCAACCTAGCGTTGAAGATTATAAAAAAGAAACTCGTAAATTGCTTCAATGAATCATTTTTTTCTTGATAATTCATATGCTATCATTATTAGTATCGTGAATGCTGCGCCTGCTAAGAACCATGGCGCTATAATCATACCTGTTGTTGGTTCACTAATAGTTGCGTCCATTACTCTCATGGCTGGTTCTGCGAGCATATCTGTTTCTGTTGTCATAACCATGTCTGTTACTTGAAAGCTACCTGATAACATTTTTTGTCTTGGAAACAAATTCATTATTTTTTCCCAGTTGCTTTCTAATAAGTATATTAGTCCTCCTGTGAAAGCTGTGAATAAAGTTATTGGTAAAAAATTTCTTAATTTATCCATCACTGTTTTATCTTCTTTAGGAGCGATGATTATGTATTTGTTTGCTAATCCGTAATGTACGACTTCTTTTCCTTTTTCTGAATAGTGATATTCGTCACTTGTTACTAAATTATTATCTTTTAATTGTTTTAAGTTATAATGAACGGTGCTCATGGCCATTCCTAGTTTCTTCGAGATTTCTGTAGCGGTCGCTCGTTCATTGTTTGATAAGTAGTCTAAGATTTTTCTACAAGTATCATTATTTAGTACTTGAGTCATCTTTTTGACTTTGTCTTCTTTTAAAGACATTAAAACGAATGAATTAGTTGTCATTTTAGCTTTGTTAATATTCAGGGATTTAAATACTTTAAGATAAGTTCTATTTTGTTAGAACTCTTTTTTTTTTATTCGTGTTTTTCGAAGAATTTTTTTATTTCGTTTTCGTACATCATTGTTTGTTTAATGTTCCAAGTTATGGGGAAGCACCTATAATAATTATTCCATGAGTATCTTTCATCTAAGAATATTATTACGCCTTTGTCTGTTTCGCTTCTTATGCATCGCCCCGCGCTTTGTAGTGTTTTGTTGAAAGCAGGGAATAAGTATCCGTAGTCCCATCCTTTTCCGAATTTTTTATCGTAATAATCTATTAGTGCTTTTGTTTCTAAGTCTGGTTTTTGTAATGGTAATCCTACGATTATGACTCCTTTCAAGTAATCTCCTGGTAAATCTATTCCTTCTCCGAAACTCCCTGTTATTACACCTAATAGTGCTGCGCCTTCGTCTTTGTATTTTTTGAAGTTTTCTAGTAATTCTTCTTTTTCGTGTTTCGCCATTCCTGAGTGTTCTAAGAAAATGGTTTTGTTACAATCTTTCATGTATGTGTAAGCTGAATCTCTTAGTTTGAAGCTGGGAAAAAATACTGCGCTGTTACCAGGTATGTTGTTTATCATCTTAGTAACGGTTTCTCCTATTTCTTTGTATTGTTCTTCGTTCCTAGTCGCGTATTTAGTTGATGTTTTTGGAACTATCATGTTTATTTTGTTATTTTCAGGAAAAGGATTTTTTAGAACTAATTCTTCTGTTCTGTTTTTTTCAAATCCTAAGATGTCTAAGTACATATTAGTAGGATTAAGTGTCCCTGACATTAGTATTGTTGAATGAGCAAAAGGTAGTACTTGTTTCGCTATTATTGAGGGATCTAAGCATTTATAGTTAAGAACTAATATGTCTTCTTTGAATCCTTTAACGATGGAGAATATCCTTGTGTAACCTTCATCGTTGTTTAACCATTCATTTAAGAAACTCGCTATTGCTCCTAAATAAGATTGTTTTTTTTCTTTTCTTATTTCATCAGCTGCTTCTTCTAAGTCCTCTATTAGTTCTTCATAATTAGTTATTTTGTCTACTCTGTCTACGAAGTCATTCCTTTCGATGTATATTTCTTCTTTTTTCTTTGAATAATCAGATAGTATTCCTTGTATTTCTCTTAATGAAACAAATAAGTTATTTGCTTTTATTTCTTGAGCTTCACTCATTGCTCTTTTTAATGATATGCTTGTTAATCTTTGGCTTGCCAAATCAGTTATTCTAGTGGGTAAGTTGTGAGCTTCATCAACTATTATTATGGCGTCTTCTAATTCTTTATTGGTTTTTCTAAGGAATGAATCCCTTATTTTTGGGTGGAACAAATAATAATAATCTGTTACTATTATGTTTGATTTTTTTCCTATGTTCATTGATACTTCGTAAGGACACAATCCGTGTTTTTTTGATGTATTTATGACTTTATGAGTTGAACAAGGACTCTTATTGATTAGTTCGGAAGTAGCGGTTTTTGATTCGAATGATTGTTCTTCTCCACTTTTTAATTTAGAATAATAATCACATCTTTTATCTTCTCTTAACATTTTGCAGTATTCCGCGAAGTCTTTCGTGCTCATATTATCTACGCCTTCTTGTAAGCACATATGTTTTTTTCCTACTATGTCTACGCAAATTATTTTTTCGTTGTATTTCTCATTTATTATTTCAACTGTTTCTAGAGCTATTAAGTGTTGAGTATGCATGGAAGTTAGAAAAAAAACTGTTTTTCCTGATTCAACAGCTTTTTTTAATGCGGGACTTATGCTAGCAGCGGTTTTTCCTAGTCCTGTTGGTGCGTGTGCTATCAAGTTATGTCCTGACGTGACTGCGTGATTAACTGCTTTTATTAATATGTCTTGTACTCCTCTTATGTTTTCGTATGGGAAGAAATCTTTGTTTTTTTCTTTTTGTTTAATCATTTTGTTATTTTTTTGAATTCTTATTTAATATTTAAATGGTTGCCTTTCATTTTTTATTGCTTTTTTTTGGTTTTAAAAACTTGTTCTTCGTGAGTGTCCAGTGTTTTATTAAGAAAAACAAAAACTCTTTTAAAAAGTAGTTGTTTCTCTTATTTTTATGCGTAATAGAATCATTGTTGTTAAAAAGGATCGTTGTAACCCTGTGGGGTGCGGTGATTATTTGTGTATGAGAGTCAGTCCTAGTAATAGGGCTGGTAAAGAAGCTATTGTTAAAGATGATGATGGCAAAGTCAGAATTAATGAGTCAGTAATTACTGACGCGGATAGGATAGCTGTTAATAAATGTCCTTTTCAGGCTTTAAGCATGATTAATCTTCCTGAAGCTCTTAATCAAGACCCTATTCACAGATTTTTACCTAATGGTTTTTCTTTGTACAAATTACCCATTCCTATTTTTGGAAAAGTCGTAGGTATTATTGGTAGGAACGGTGTTGGTAAATCTACTGCTATGAATGTTTTAGCAGGCTTACTAAAACCTAACTTCGGTGTTAAGGATAAAGAAGCTAGTTACAAGGACTTAATTGAGCGTTTTAAAGGCACAGAGGCTCAGGTTTTTTTTGAAAAACTAGAATCTGGCGAAATAAAAGTTGCGTATAAGCCTCAGCAAGTAGATCTGATTCCTAAACAATTTAAAGGGTCTGTTAGGGATTTGTTGAATAAAGTTAATGAAACTGATAAATTAGATGAAATAGTTGATGTTCTTGAATTGTCAAAGATTCTTGAGAGTGATGTTTCTAAGATTAGTGGTGGTGAGCTTCAACGCGTCGCTATAGCTGCTACTGTTTTGAAGAAAGCAAATCTTTACTTATTTGACGAACCAACGTCTTACCTTGATATTAAGCAAAGAATTAAGATTAGTAAATTCATTAAGAGCTTAGCTGTTGAAGACGTCGCCGTATTAGTCATTGAGCACGACATCATCATCTTGGATTATTTAGCTGATTTGATTCATTTAATGTATGGTGTAGAAGGAGAATATGGTATTACTAGTTTGGCTAAGTCTACTAAAGCAGGAATTAATATTTACTTAGATGGTTATATTCGTGATGAGAATATGCGTTTTAGGAATCATAAAATAGTGTTTGATGATAGTCCTGATGAGAAAGTCGCTTCTGAGACTCATCTGACTTCTTGGAGGAACTTAAAGTATGATGTTGGTCGTTTCTCTTTAAATGTTAATCAAGGAGAAATTATGCGTAGAGACGTCATAGGAGTTCTTGGAGAGAACGGTATTGGTAAAACTACTTTTGCGCGTCTTATCACTGGCGAAATAAAAGTTGATGAGCAAGTCTTAGAAGAATTAAGAATCTCTTATAAGCCTCAATACTTGTTTAAAAGCGATGAATTAGTCATGGTTTATCTGCGTGACGCTTTGAAGTTTGATACTCAAATAATTAGTCCTTTACAAATTAAGTCCTTATTAAATAAGAAATTATCAGAGTTATCTGGTGGTGAGCTTCAGCGCGTTTCTATTGCTAAATGCTTAAGTGAAGACGCAGATCTATATGTTTTGGACGAGCCTAGCGCGTACTTAGACGTTGAGCAACGTCTTAGCATGTCTAAAATCATAGGTGAATTAATGTCTCATTCAGGTAGAGCTGCTTTGATTATTGATCACGACTTATTATTCCTAGATTATTTATCTAAGAAACTCTTAATTTTTGACGGTGTACCTGCGATTAGCGGTAAAACACTAGGTCCTCTCAGCATGGGTCAAGGTATGAATCATTTTCTTAAAGAGCTAAACATCACTTTTCGTAGAGACGAAGAATCAGGTCGTCCTAGGATTAACAAGCCTGACAGTCAAAAAGATAAGGAGCAAAAAGCTAGTGGGGCTTTGTATTATTTGAAATGAACAAAAGATTAATTAATTTTTTAACTGTTTTCTTAGTCGTTTTCATATTAGTTCTAGGAATCCCTTCATTTTTATCATTGAACCCTTTCATTTATTTTAACGAAGCTAAAAAAACAAATATTGTATTTGATGACTTTGAATATTTATACGAAAACGTTCACGGATTTTTATTACTAAGAAATTCTTTATCAGATAATTTCACAATTGATGAAAATAATCACATGCAAGACGTTCGATTACTTATTAACACACTAAAAATTTTTTCGTTCATTTTCATAATGGTTTTAGCAAGCACACTCTTTTTAATTAACAAAATAAAAGGCACCAAAAAAAGAAAAACAGAACTAACCAATTTTTTTAATAATCTAAAAAAAGGCGGATTCATAAGCCTATCATTTTTAATATTCTTAACCATTATTGTTTTCATAAATTTTTCTTTTTCATTCGACGCGTTCCACAGAATATTTTTCCCACAAGGAAACTGGCTTTTCTCAGCGGATAGCTTATTAATAACTTTGTTCCCCCAAACATTCTTCTTAAACATGGCCAAGAAAATATTCATCACGAACACATTATTCATCTCACTACTAATTCTAATCATTCATTTATTAGAGAACCAAAATAAATATTGAACGAAGTGAGTGTAAAATTAAGAAAAAGAAAATATTATTTTAAAGAATCAATTAATTTTTGAGTTGTAATTAAAGGCCCGATAACTGTTTTGAACCGTTCACAATTTCTTTCATGCCATTCTTGTTTTTCAGTTGTTGAAGCATCAGTTACTAAATATGGTTGAATTCTTCTATATGCAGCATCAACCGCACTAAAATAAACACAAACTCCTGAATAAACGCCCGTAAAATATATTTCATCGATGTTATTATTTTTACAATATTGTTCTAATTCAGTTTGAAAAAAAGCACTATATTCTGACTTTTCAATTTTAATTGAATACTTTGATTTTGTAACTTCTTGAATTAATTCCTTTTTTTCAGGCTCATCTGCAAATTCATCACCCCATAATTTTAACATAACAGGATTTTTTTCAGAATTAGATTTTCCAGTTACAACAATAATTGGTAATTTGTGTTTATTAAATTCTTCAATTAATTTGACTTGATTAGAAATTATTTCTTTAGGATTGTAAATATTTAAAGTATTGCCTTTAATCATATCAATAATTATTAATGCTTTAACCATGATACTATTTGAATAATTGAATCTTTATTAATTTATCGAAGTCTTTTCTTTTTCTATGTTCTCTAATATAAATGTCTTATAACATCAGGGATATACGAAGTTTTTTTTGGAACGAAGTGAAATAAAAATTTGGGTGAGCGAAGTGCAACGAGCGAACCCTTTAAGCCTTGTTAAATCCGCCGACGACTGAAAGGAGGAGAGCGCGGCGTGCCCGAGCCGTAGGCGAAGGAGTTTTTGTGCCTATATTAAAATATTGCCTGCATTGTTCTTGCCACTCGTTTTTACCGAAACATTTATATAGTTT
This DNA window, taken from Candidatus Woesearchaeota archaeon, encodes the following:
- a CDS encoding transaldolase, yielding MKLFLDSAVLSEVEEAFSWGVVEGVTTNPSLLKKAVEKNQGDLELYIRSILKAAKPFPVSLEVTKSNVEEVVAEAKALFKMFNHTARNVCIKIPICLSDDEDSLLSGLKSISEVSKLKIPVNATLIFTPEQALLAAKAGAKFVSPFVGRLDDFIRDSASVKYSKDDYFPAEGLSSKGVVLNDEGIVSGVDLVRRCSLIIKKHGLSTEVIAASIRNPRQVRECAEAGAHIATLPFSVIKKLVVHKKTFEGVKKFSEDTVKEYEGLTKK
- a CDS encoding glucokinase: MVKKLLVGDVGGTNTFLGVIQGSDLLKVKEFKTKNVVIYEELSNFLDEYDVKGVSLAVAGPVINGRVSLSNVDKIISSKKLSDLVKQDVLLLNDFEALGFFVKDKTSKGLVIGAGTGLGKVVVSDKVMGTEGGGVDFPFFSGEENIKDFFSKKLKRHPSYEDLVSGRGLSMLKQYYVKKNRVLSNNFSPSDIFSNNKDVVNKKVIKDFSKFYGRFVKNSSLELLPDKVFIAGGIARKNPEIIKSEEFLNELSVLSKKPRVSLIKDKYAGLKGAASAFFHKNI
- a CDS encoding cysteine hydrolase, whose product is MVKALIIIDMIKGNTLNIYNPKEIISNQVKLIEEFNKHKLPIIVVTGKSNSEKNPVMLKLWGDEFADEPEKKELIQEVTKSKYSIKIEKSEYSAFFQTELEQYCKNNNIDEIYFTGVYSGVCVYFSAVDAAYRRIQPYLVTDASTTEKQEWHERNCERFKTVIGPLITTQKLIDSLK
- a CDS encoding ATP-dependent DNA helicase, which encodes MIKQKEKNKDFFPYENIRGVQDILIKAVNHAVTSGHNLIAHAPTGLGKTAASISPALKKAVESGKTVFFLTSMHTQHLIALETVEIINEKYNEKIICVDIVGKKHMCLQEGVDNMSTKDFAEYCKMLREDKRCDYYSKLKSGEEQSFESKTATSELINKSPCSTHKVINTSKKHGLCPYEVSMNIGKKSNIIVTDYYYLFHPKIRDSFLRKTNKELEDAIIIVDEAHNLPTRITDLASQRLTSISLKRAMSEAQEIKANNLFVSLREIQGILSDYSKKKEEIYIERNDFVDRVDKITNYEELIEDLEEAADEIRKEKKQSYLGAIASFLNEWLNNDEGYTRIFSIVKGFKEDILVLNYKCLDPSIIAKQVLPFAHSTILMSGTLNPTNMYLDILGFEKNRTEELVLKNPFPENNKINMIVPKTSTKYATRNEEQYKEIGETVTKMINNIPGNSAVFFPSFKLRDSAYTYMKDCNKTIFLEHSGMAKHEKEELLENFKKYKDEGAALLGVITGSFGEGIDLPGDYLKGVIIVGLPLQKPDLETKALIDYYDKKFGKGWDYGYLFPAFNKTLQSAGRCIRSETDKGVIIFLDERYSWNNYYRCFPITWNIKQTMMYENEIKKFFEKHE
- a CDS encoding transketolase, with the protein product MLTESKSGHTAGPLGLADIFAALYFDFLNVNPKNPLDENRDFLVLSNGHVCPILYAALANKGFFDKDELFSLRKFGSRLQGHPHRFSLPGLESSSGPLGSGLGQASGMALVLKREDKSNRVVCVCSDGEHQEGNHWESVLFCVKYELNNLVVIVDRNRIQIDGSTEEIMPLKSLKEKYLSFGWGVIEINGNNMDQVVHALDKSKHHRKGPLVIVANTVPGKGVSFMENNYEWHGKTPSKDEAEKALFELSKRRVA
- a CDS encoding transketolase family protein, which translates into the protein MIRKSFFSSPEFDSTRRGFGKGLLRLGSLFNDVWVLTADLGGSTCVNNFKDSFPDRFVQVGVAEQNLVCVASGIASMNKVVFASSFAMFSPGRNWEQIRTTIAYNDQPVIVVGSHTGLGVGEDGATHQALEDVALMRVIPNMVVVVPCDALQAEKAVFSLYKRRGPSYLRLNRQKSPLITTASSSFKLGSAQVLVDGKDLVIFGCGPILVEAIKASVILKNKGFSVAVVNIHTIKPLDEESVVKFANKCGCFLVVEDHQISGGLGSAISEVLIRSKPVKGDFVGINDEFGESGDFNDLFWKHGLNSERIVTKALKLLRNKKNVKRVVKKSFSKKKVVKKSAKRFVKHK
- a CDS encoding ribosome biogenesis/translation initiation ATPase RLI: MRNRIIVVKKDRCNPVGCGDYLCMRVSPSNRAGKEAIVKDDDGKVRINESVITDADRIAVNKCPFQALSMINLPEALNQDPIHRFLPNGFSLYKLPIPIFGKVVGIIGRNGVGKSTAMNVLAGLLKPNFGVKDKEASYKDLIERFKGTEAQVFFEKLESGEIKVAYKPQQVDLIPKQFKGSVRDLLNKVNETDKLDEIVDVLELSKILESDVSKISGGELQRVAIAATVLKKANLYLFDEPTSYLDIKQRIKISKFIKSLAVEDVAVLVIEHDIIILDYLADLIHLMYGVEGEYGITSLAKSTKAGINIYLDGYIRDENMRFRNHKIVFDDSPDEKVASETHLTSWRNLKYDVGRFSLNVNQGEIMRRDVIGVLGENGIGKTTFARLITGEIKVDEQVLEELRISYKPQYLFKSDELVMVYLRDALKFDTQIISPLQIKSLLNKKLSELSGGELQRVSIAKCLSEDADLYVLDEPSAYLDVEQRLSMSKIIGELMSHSGRAALIIDHDLLFLDYLSKKLLIFDGVPAISGKTLGPLSMGQGMNHFLKELNITFRRDEESGRPRINKPDSQKDKEQKASGALYYLK
- a CDS encoding winged helix-turn-helix domain-containing protein; this encodes MTTNSFVLMSLKEDKVKKMTQVLNNDTCRKILDYLSNNERATATEISKKLGMAMSTVHYNLKQLKDNNLVTSDEYHYSEKGKEVVHYGLANKYIIIAPKEDKTVMDKLRNFLPITLFTAFTGGLIYLLESNWEKIMNLFPRQKMLSGSFQVTDMVMTTETDMLAEPAMRVMDATISEPTTGMIIAPWFLAGAAFTILIMIAYELSRKK
- a CDS encoding DUF1461 domain-containing protein produces the protein MNKRLINFLTVFLVVFILVLGIPSFLSLNPFIYFNEAKKTNIVFDDFEYLYENVHGFLLLRNSLSDNFTIDENNHMQDVRLLINTLKIFSFIFIMVLASTLFLINKIKGTKKRKTELTNFFNNLKKGGFISLSFLIFLTIIVFINFSFSFDAFHRIFFPQGNWLFSADSLLITLFPQTFFLNMAKKIFITNTLFISLLILIIHLLENQNKY